The region CGCATCGGTGCGCCAATGTGGTCGGTGAACTCGACAGGCGCTGCGCCAGTGCCGCCCTCTTTGCCGTCGATCACGATAAAGTCCGGAAGGATGCCGGTTTCCAGCATGGCCTTGGCAATGCCCATGAATTCCCAAGGGTGGCCCAGGCAAAACTTGAAGCCTACCGGTTTGCCGCCCGACAACTCCCGGAGTTGAGCAATAAACTGCATCAGCTCGATCGGGGTAGAGAATGCACTGTGGCGCGAGGGTGAAATGCAGTCTTCACCCATCGGTATGCCGCGGGTTTCGGCAATTTCCGGGGTCACTTTGTGTTTGGGCAGGATACCGCCATGCCCGGGCTTGGCGCCCTGACTCATTTTGATTTCGATCATCCGGACTTGCGGGGTACGGGCTTGCTCGGCAAACCGTTGCGGATCGAAACGGCCATCGGCGGTGCGGCAACCAAAGTAGCCGCTCCCCAGTTCCCAGGTCAGATCACCGCCGTTTTCGCGATGGTAGGCGCTGATGCTGCCTTCGCCCGTGTCATGGGCAAAGTTGCCGAGTTTTGCCCCCTGATTGAGGGCACGAATGGCATTTGCACTCAGTGAGCCAAAACTCATGGCCGAGATATTAAAGATCGATGCGCAATAGGGCTGGGTGCACTGCGGGCCACCGACCACGACCCGAAAGCTGCTCGGGTCGGTCAGTGGCGCCGGGCGCATGGAGTGGCCGATAAACTCGAATCCGGGTTGGTACACATCAATCAGGGTGCCAAACGGTTTGTCAGCGGTTTGGTTTTTGGCGCGTGAATACACCAACGAGCGCTGAGCACGTGAGAAGGGCAATGCATCGCTGTCAGATTCCAGCAGGTACTGGCGGATCTCAGGGCGGATGGCTTCGACCAGATAACGAATATTGCCCAGGATCGGGTAATTGCGACGCACTGCGTGCGGGCCTTGCATCAAGTCGAAAATACCGAGCAGGCTCAACGCCAGAGTCACGGCGGTAAAGGGCCATAGCCATTCGTGGTGCATGAACGGCAGGCTGGCGAGGGTGAAAATCACACAAAAGGCAAAAAACGCATAACGGCTTAACAATGACAGGCTCATACGGTTTCCTGTTTCAGGCTTATCTGTTCCGTCAGGCTGTTGTGCCTGCGGGGATCGCACACAGCGAGTACGACAACTCGGCAGTGGCCAGGAGCCTCTCTTTACCCTGGAGGTTTTCCCGGAGGGAGGTGATTGCCACGCTTCAGGCAAGCGCCATCGTAAATCAGATTAACCATTGAACGGGATTTCGTTCGACGCAGCATCCCGACGAAAGTCGTGGGCGGGCCTGTTCCCCTCACTCTCGACATCCTGGCAGCATGACCCGGAGGTCGTTTCCATACAGAGGCTTCGACCTGTGACGTGATCTGTGTCTTTGCGACGTGGTCGGGGCGTGTGATGCTTTACGCTCTTTCTCTGCTGCTGGCCGACTTCCCGTGACTCTTTCTGACATCTGCACCGCCCCAACGCCTCGTATCATTCGAATTGCCGCTGCCGTTTTGATCGGTCCGGATGGTCGAACCTTGCTGGTGCGCAAGCGCGGAACTCGGGCGTTCATGCAGCCCGGCGGTAAAATCGAAGCCCACGAACAACCTGTCATGGCTCTGGTCCGGGAGCTTGAAGAAGAACTGGCGCTGGTAATCGATCCTGCGAAGGCGACTTATCTGGGCCACTTCTCAGCGCCTGCGGTCAATGAGCCGGGTTATGAGGTGCAGGCAGAGGTGTTTCTGCTGCATATCGATCAAGTCGTGGCTCCCGCTGCGGAAATTGAAGAAGTGCAATGGATCGATCCGAACGGTGATGGAGGTTTGCAACTGGCGCCTTTGACCCGCGAAGTGATCCTGCCGTTTTATCGTGATGTTGTGTTGACCGCTGTCTGATCCCTCACCTGACAAGGACTGCCCATGATGCCTGTTCATGAACTGCTGATTTTTGCTGCCGCTTGCCTGCTGATGGTTTTGACGCCGGGACCGAATATGATTTATCTGATTTCGCGCTCAATCTGCCAGGGCCGCAAAGCCGGAGTCACGTCGTTGATCGGGGTTGTTGGCGGCTTCTTTGTGCATATGCTTGCAGCCGCAGCCGGATTGACCGCAGTATTTCTGGCCGTTCCGATGGCATATGAGGTACTGAAGTGGGCCGGGGCGTTGTACCTGCTGTGGATGGCCTGGCAAGCGCTGAAACCGGGCGCTCGCTCACCGTTTGAAGCGCAGGAGCTGGCGCCGGACTCCTCGTCGAAACTGGTGCTGATGGGCTTTATGACCAGCGTATTGAATCCCAAGGTCGCGGTGTTTTACCTGTCCGTTTTTCCGCAATTCATCAATCCGGACTACGGCTCGATGTTCACCCAAAGTATCCTGTTGGGCCTGACCCAAATCAGTGTCAGTTTCACCGTAAACCTGCTGATTGCTCTGTTTGCCTCGGGCATCGCCGTGTGGTTTGTGCGTAACCCGCTATGGCTGATGCTACAGCGCTATGTCATGGGCTTCGTGCTGGGGGCCCTGGCGGTCAAACTGATGCTGGAACAACGTAAAACCGTATAACCTGGACCCGTAATGGCTATAGAACTGCTTGACCCCTCGCACGCCAGGGCCTATCGCCAGTTAATGCTGGAGGCCTATGCGCTGCATCCTGAAGCGTTTGTTTCAACCATCGCCCATCGTGAAAAGTTGCCGCTGAGCTGGTGGGAGGCGCAGCTGGAGGATGAGTTGAGTGCCATTTTTGGCGCTTTTGTCGATGACCACTTGGCAGGCATCGTCGGTTTGGCCTTCGAGCCCTGGGACGAAGCCCAGCATAAGGCCACCTTGTTTGGTTTATATGTACCGCAGGCCTTTCGCGGGCATGCGCTGGGCGAACACCTGATACAGGCGGTAGTGTCATTGGCGGAGGAAGAGCCCGAGATCAAGGTGATCGAGCTGACCGTCAGCGCCGGCAGTAAAGCCGCACTGGCGCTGTACCGGCGTTGCGGCTTTGAACAGTCGGGGCTCGAGGACTGCGCGATCCGGGCAGGAGAAGACTATTACGACCGCGTCCATATGCGGCGATTGGTTGAGAAGGGCTTGCAGGCAGGATTCTGAGGCGACCTGCGAATCAGCGTTCTGTTGTCGCCGACGAGGGACGAAGGCTGCGATTCTGGCCGCAGCCTTCGTCCCTCAGAACTATCTACAAGAACTGCCTTGCTCCGGTACTGAGCGGGCTTGCGTAACCTTTAACGCACCGCACTTACACCATCCAGCGTCGAGAACGACGTATCTTTTGCTGTCAGCAAGAAGTCGCGCATGTACGGCGCGTCCAGCATGTCGGCCCGTACAGCGGCGTACAGGGTAGCGAACAGGCCTTTTTCGCCGAGGCGCTTGGCTCTCACATAACCCCGTGAGCTGTATTCATGCAGGGCCCAATGCGGCATCCCGCATACGCCACGGCCGCTGGCCACGAGTTGCATCATCATCACCGTCAATTCTGAGGTTCTGACTTGTGCCGGCTCAATGTCGGCGGGCTCCAGGAAACGGGTGAAAATGTCGAGCCGATCGCGTTCTACCGGATAGGTGATGAGAATTTCGGTGCTGAGGTCTTCGGGCACGATAAACGGCTTGCTGGCCAGTGGATGCTGGTTGGCCACTGCCAGCATGGCTTCATAGGTAAACAGCGGCACATACGTCAGCCCGGCAATTTCTTGCGGGTCAGAAGTGACCACCAAGTCCAGATCGCCCCGCGCCAATGCCGGGAGCGGGGCGAAGGCGAAACCCGACGCCAGGTCCAGTTCGACCTCAGGCCAGGCATCGCGGAACTGGTCGATCGTCGGCATCAGCCATTGGAAACAGCTGTGGCATTCAATGGCCATGTGCAGGCGCCCGGCCGTACCGCCAACCAGACGTGCGATGTCGCGCTCGGCACCACGCAGCAGTGGCAGCATGGCATCGGCCAGTTGCAACAGGCGCAATCCGCCACTGGTGAAGCGTACGGGCTTGGTTTTGCGGACAAACAGCGGCATGCCCATACGCTCTTCCAGCTCTTTGAACTGATGCGACAGCGCTGATTGGGTCAGGTGAAGGCGTTCAGCGGCTTCGACCAGGCTGTCGGATTCGCGTAATGCGTGCAGGGTTTTGAGGTGACGAATTTCCAGCACGGTGGCTCCATGAGTAAATTTGATGTTCAACACGAAAACGTTGAGTTTGTCTCATGTTGCTTCGACTGTCGATAATTACGCCATTACTTACCCGAAGGAATGTCGTCATGGCCCTGGCCCACAATCTTGGTTTTCCACGTATCGGTGCTGATCGTGAACTGAAAAAAGCACTCGAAGCCTACTGGAAAGGTGATATCGACCAAGCCGCTCTGCAAAATGCAGGACGCGAACTGCGGGCCGCAAACTGGCAGATGCAAAAGGACGCCGGTATCGATTTGCTGCCGGTGGGTGACTTTGCCTGGTACGACCAGGTCCTGGCGCACTCACTTACATTCGGTGTGATCCCTGAGCGCTTTGCCAGCACCCTTGACGCTCAGCGTCGTCCAACCCTGGATACCTTGTTCGGTATGGCCCGTGGCGCGAGTCAGCGCTGTTGCGGTGCTGAGCACACCGCTCAACACGCCCAGGAACTGACCAAGTGGTTCGACACCAATTACCACTACCTTGTCCCGGAGTTCAGTGCCGACCAGCGTTTTGAGTTGAGCTGGTTCGAATTGTTCGAGGAAGTCGCTGAGGCCCGTGCATTGGGTCATACCATCAAACCGGTAATCATCGGCCCGCTGACGTACTTGTGGCTGGGCAAGGCCAAGGGCAACGCGTTCGACAAGCTTGAGCTGCTGGAAGATTTGCTGCCAGTGTACGGCGACATCCTGTCCCGATTGGCCGAGCAGGGCGTGGAATGGGTACAGATCGACGAGCCGATATTGTCGCTGGATTTGCCACAAGTCTGGAAAAACGCGTTCGAACGCGCTTATCACATCCTTCAGTATTCGCCGTTGAAAAAGTTGGTAGCGACGTACTTCAGTGGTCTGGAAGATAACCTCGGCCTGGCTGTTGGCTTGCCGGTGGAAGGCTTGCACGTTGATCTGGTGCGCGCTCCGGATCAGTTGCACGGGATTCTGGATCGACTGCCGACTTATAAAGTCCTGTCGCTGGGTCTGGTCAATGGTCGCAACGTATGGCGCTGCGATCTGGAAAACGCGCTGGCGCAATTGCAAGAAGCCGAGGAGCGTTTTGGCGATAACCTGTGGGTGGCCGGTTCGTGCTCGCTGCTGCACAGCCCGGTCGATCTGGAGCGTGAAACCGGGCTGGACCCCGAGCTTAAAAGCTGGCTGGCCTTTGCCCGGCAAAAATGCAGTGAAATTGCAGTCTTGCGTGATGCGCTGAACATTCCGCAGGCGCCCACGGTGCAACAGGCCCTGGCTGAAAGCCAGGCCGTGCAACAAAGCCGTGAGGGCTCGACGCGGATTCACAAACCGGCCGTTCAAACTCGCATTGATGCAATCACCAAAGCGGACAGCCAGCGCCAATCACCGTTTGCGGCACGCATCGAGGTTCAGCGTGAGCGCTTGAATCTGCCCGCATTCCCGACCACCACTATTGGTTCGTTCCCGCAAACAGCGTCAATTCGTCTGGCGCGTCAGTCCTGGAAGCAAGGCAAGCTGTCGGTCAATGACTACACCGATGCCATGCACAGCGAAATCCGCCAGGCCGTGCAGATTCAGGAGCGTTTGGGGCTGGATGTCCTGGTGCATGGTGAAGCCGAGCGTAACGACATGGTGGAGTACTTCGCCGAGCAACTGGAGGGCTACGTATTTACCCAATACGGCTGGGTTCAGAGCTATGGTTCGCGCTGCGTAAAACCGGCCATTATTTTTGGCGATGTGAGTCGCCCCAAAGCCATGACTGTGGAATGGATCAAGTATGCGCAGGGCCTGACCGACAAAGTGATGAAAGGTATGCTGACCGGGCCTGTGACCATGCTGATGTGGTCATTCCCCCGCGAAGATGTCTCGCGTAAGGTCCAGGCACAGCAGTTGGCGCTGGCGATCCGCGATGAAGTGCTCGATCTGGAAAAAGCCGGGATCAAAATTGTCCAGATAGACGAAGCGGCTTTTCGTGAAGGCTTGCCGCTGCGTCGTGCGCAGTGGCAGGACTACCTGGACTGGGCGGTGGAAGCTTTCCGTTTGTGCGCCTCAGGTGTGGCTGATGAGACCCAGATTCACACTCACATGTGTTACAGCGAGTTCAATGATGTCATCCAGTCGATTGCCGAGATGGACGCGGACGTCATAACCATTGAAACCTCGCGTTCGGACATGGAACTGCTGAAGGCGTTTGAAGCGTTCGACTATCCGAACGATATCGGCCCGGGCGTGTATGACATCCACTCTCCACGAGTACCGGACACGGACGAGATGGTCAAATTGCTGAGCAAGGCGGCGCAGCACATTTCGTCCGAGCGCTTGTGGGTCAATCCGGACTGCGGCCTCAAAACCCGTGCCTGGGCCGAGACTGAAGCCGCGCTGATCAATATGGTCGCCGCCGCGCGCCAGTTGAGGACGCAAGCGGCGTAAGACGTACGTTGATCCTTCTGTAGCCGCTGACGAGGGACGAGGCTGCGATCGGGCGCGAAGCGGCCGTCAACCCTGAGCCCTCGATCCACCAGGTACACCGAAGAACCTGATTTTGCGACGGCTTCGCCGCCGAACGCAGCCTCGTCCCTCGTCAGCGGCTACATGGTTCCGAGGCTCAGTGCAACCGCACCCACACGCTGACCAGAACGGTGGCTGCTATCAGCCAGGCCACTGCCGCCAGGGCCAATGACAGCTCAAGGCGCATGCGATCGACCAGGATATAGAGCGCGGCCAAGTAGATGAAATATGGAAT is a window of Pseudomonas taetrolens DNA encoding:
- the metR gene encoding transcriptional regulator MetR, which codes for MLEIRHLKTLHALRESDSLVEAAERLHLTQSALSHQFKELEERMGMPLFVRKTKPVRFTSGGLRLLQLADAMLPLLRGAERDIARLVGGTAGRLHMAIECHSCFQWLMPTIDQFRDAWPEVELDLASGFAFAPLPALARGDLDLVVTSDPQEIAGLTYVPLFTYEAMLAVANQHPLASKPFIVPEDLSTEILITYPVERDRLDIFTRFLEPADIEPAQVRTSELTVMMMQLVASGRGVCGMPHWALHEYSSRGYVRAKRLGEKGLFATLYAAVRADMLDAPYMRDFLLTAKDTSFSTLDGVSAVR
- a CDS encoding FMN-binding glutamate synthase family protein, translated to MSLSLLSRYAFFAFCVIFTLASLPFMHHEWLWPFTAVTLALSLLGIFDLMQGPHAVRRNYPILGNIRYLVEAIRPEIRQYLLESDSDALPFSRAQRSLVYSRAKNQTADKPFGTLIDVYQPGFEFIGHSMRPAPLTDPSSFRVVVGGPQCTQPYCASIFNISAMSFGSLSANAIRALNQGAKLGNFAHDTGEGSISAYHRENGGDLTWELGSGYFGCRTADGRFDPQRFAEQARTPQVRMIEIKMSQGAKPGHGGILPKHKVTPEIAETRGIPMGEDCISPSRHSAFSTPIELMQFIAQLRELSGGKPVGFKFCLGHPWEFMGIAKAMLETGILPDFIVIDGKEGGTGAAPVEFTDHIGAPMREGLLFVHNTLVGLNLRDKIKLGASGKIVSAFDIASVLAIGADWANSARGFMFAIGCIQSQSCHTNKCPTGVATQDPLRQRALVVPDKAQRVFQFHNNTLKALAEMLAAAGLEHPAQLKAKHLVRRMSATEIKLFSQLHVFLKPGELLTGEVNGEFYSRMWQMARADSFEANEIVAA
- a CDS encoding NUDIX hydrolase encodes the protein MTLSDICTAPTPRIIRIAAAVLIGPDGRTLLVRKRGTRAFMQPGGKIEAHEQPVMALVRELEEELALVIDPAKATYLGHFSAPAVNEPGYEVQAEVFLLHIDQVVAPAAEIEEVQWIDPNGDGGLQLAPLTREVILPFYRDVVLTAV
- a CDS encoding LysE family translocator, whose amino-acid sequence is MMPVHELLIFAAACLLMVLTPGPNMIYLISRSICQGRKAGVTSLIGVVGGFFVHMLAAAAGLTAVFLAVPMAYEVLKWAGALYLLWMAWQALKPGARSPFEAQELAPDSSSKLVLMGFMTSVLNPKVAVFYLSVFPQFINPDYGSMFTQSILLGLTQISVSFTVNLLIALFASGIAVWFVRNPLWLMLQRYVMGFVLGALAVKLMLEQRKTV
- a CDS encoding GNAT family N-acetyltransferase, with the protein product MAIELLDPSHARAYRQLMLEAYALHPEAFVSTIAHREKLPLSWWEAQLEDELSAIFGAFVDDHLAGIVGLAFEPWDEAQHKATLFGLYVPQAFRGHALGEHLIQAVVSLAEEEPEIKVIELTVSAGSKAALALYRRCGFEQSGLEDCAIRAGEDYYDRVHMRRLVEKGLQAGF
- the metE gene encoding 5-methyltetrahydropteroyltriglutamate--homocysteine S-methyltransferase, which produces MALAHNLGFPRIGADRELKKALEAYWKGDIDQAALQNAGRELRAANWQMQKDAGIDLLPVGDFAWYDQVLAHSLTFGVIPERFASTLDAQRRPTLDTLFGMARGASQRCCGAEHTAQHAQELTKWFDTNYHYLVPEFSADQRFELSWFELFEEVAEARALGHTIKPVIIGPLTYLWLGKAKGNAFDKLELLEDLLPVYGDILSRLAEQGVEWVQIDEPILSLDLPQVWKNAFERAYHILQYSPLKKLVATYFSGLEDNLGLAVGLPVEGLHVDLVRAPDQLHGILDRLPTYKVLSLGLVNGRNVWRCDLENALAQLQEAEERFGDNLWVAGSCSLLHSPVDLERETGLDPELKSWLAFARQKCSEIAVLRDALNIPQAPTVQQALAESQAVQQSREGSTRIHKPAVQTRIDAITKADSQRQSPFAARIEVQRERLNLPAFPTTTIGSFPQTASIRLARQSWKQGKLSVNDYTDAMHSEIRQAVQIQERLGLDVLVHGEAERNDMVEYFAEQLEGYVFTQYGWVQSYGSRCVKPAIIFGDVSRPKAMTVEWIKYAQGLTDKVMKGMLTGPVTMLMWSFPREDVSRKVQAQQLALAIRDEVLDLEKAGIKIVQIDEAAFREGLPLRRAQWQDYLDWAVEAFRLCASGVADETQIHTHMCYSEFNDVIQSIAEMDADVITIETSRSDMELLKAFEAFDYPNDIGPGVYDIHSPRVPDTDEMVKLLSKAAQHISSERLWVNPDCGLKTRAWAETEAALINMVAAARQLRTQAA